One region of Chlorobiota bacterium genomic DNA includes:
- a CDS encoding NUDIX hydrolase, producing the protein MKGTVTVSAAVIERGKVLLVQEGKEWCRGQWSLPGGRLEENESLADAIVREMEEETGLLIRPTGITRVLRYTSQRGFHVIRFNFVAERIGGELRADGAEILAYAWHDLAQLAAGATPINARTPEIAQQIFRDLHTGQVFPLDAVFDGFERGE; encoded by the coding sequence ATGAAAGGAACCGTCACGGTCAGCGCCGCAGTGATTGAGCGCGGGAAAGTTCTGCTGGTTCAGGAAGGGAAAGAATGGTGCCGGGGGCAATGGAGCCTTCCCGGCGGAAGGCTTGAAGAGAACGAAAGCCTTGCCGATGCGATTGTGCGGGAAATGGAGGAGGAGACCGGGCTGCTAATCCGCCCCACCGGAATCACCCGCGTGCTTCGCTACACCAGCCAGCGTGGGTTTCACGTAATCCGTTTCAATTTCGTGGCCGAACGAATCGGCGGTGAGCTTCGGGCCGATGGTGCGGAAATCCTTGCCTACGCCTGGCATGATCTTGCCCAGCTTGCTGCTGGCGCAACGCCGATTAATGCACGCACCCCGGAAATCGCCCAACAAATTTTCCGCGACCTTCACACCGGGCAGGTCTTCCCGCTTGATGCGGTGTTCGATGGGTTTGAGCGCGGTGAGTAA
- the dmpG gene encoding 4-hydroxy-2-oxovalerate aldolase: MPYTPEKKIIINDVTLRDGMHAIAHQYTVQQMVEIARKIDEAKVDLIEVSHGDGLNGNSINYGFSAHTEIEYLQAVKAELKHAKLAALLLPGIGTIEEMEMAREAGVDTIRIATHCTEADIAAQHISKAREMGFDVVGFLMMAHMIPTAQLVEQAKLMESYGAHCVYVTDSAGALLMEETRERITAFKNELGCQVGFHNHNNLGLGVANTIIAIECGADRADASLAGMGAGAGNCPLEVLIAVTDRMGIRTDVALYPLIDAADGIVRPLQQRPVQTDGNALMLGFAGVYSSFLLHTERAAKRFGVDSRDILRELGRRRMVGGQEDMIVDVALDLAGE, translated from the coding sequence ATGCCATACACACCTGAGAAAAAAATCATCATCAACGACGTCACCCTGCGCGACGGGATGCACGCGATTGCCCACCAATACACCGTCCAGCAGATGGTGGAGATTGCCCGCAAGATAGATGAGGCAAAGGTGGACCTGATTGAGGTTTCGCACGGGGACGGATTGAACGGCAACTCCATCAACTACGGATTTTCCGCACACACGGAAATCGAATACTTGCAGGCGGTGAAAGCCGAGCTGAAGCACGCAAAACTTGCGGCGCTTCTGCTGCCAGGAATTGGGACGATTGAGGAGATGGAGATGGCACGCGAAGCCGGGGTTGACACCATCCGCATCGCCACCCACTGCACCGAAGCCGACATCGCCGCGCAGCATATTTCCAAAGCTCGGGAGATGGGGTTCGACGTTGTTGGCTTCCTGATGATGGCGCACATGATCCCGACGGCGCAGCTTGTGGAGCAGGCCAAGCTGATGGAAAGCTACGGGGCGCACTGCGTTTATGTGACCGACTCGGCCGGGGCATTGCTGATGGAGGAAACGCGCGAGCGGATCACGGCGTTCAAGAACGAGCTTGGGTGCCAAGTGGGATTCCACAACCACAACAATTTGGGATTGGGGGTGGCCAACACCATCATCGCGATTGAGTGCGGTGCGGACCGCGCCGATGCCTCGCTGGCGGGGATGGGTGCCGGGGCCGGGAACTGCCCGTTGGAGGTGCTGATTGCCGTCACCGACCGAATGGGGATTCGGACTGACGTTGCGCTCTACCCGCTGATTGATGCTGCCGATGGGATCGTCCGCCCGTTGCAGCAACGCCCGGTGCAAACCGACGGCAACGCGCTGATGCTGGGGTTTGCGGGGGTCTATTCCTCCTTCCTTCTCCACACCGAGCGCGCCGCCAAACGATTCGGCGTTGACAGCCGCGACATCCTTCGCGAACTTGGCCGCCGCCGGATGGTTGGCGGGCAGGAGGATATGATTGTGGACGTGGCGTTGGATTTGGCGGGGGAATAG
- a CDS encoding S41 family peptidase: MSSKRKMWFTILGLALGVLVGIYIQPSISGDSPYEQFRKFEQVFNQIQKSYVDNVDSPKLIEAAITGMLEELDPHSVYIPAEQQKRVEEDFRGSFEGIGVEFDVVRDTITIVTAINGGPSEALGILAGDKIIKIDGTNAIGMKREDVPKKLRGTKGTHVVVTIYRPGSREVKDYDIERDKIPLYTVDAAFVDEDGTAYLAINRFAEPTYDEFMANMDRLSRQGMKRLVLDLRGNPGGYMERAVRIVDEFISGGKEIVYTKSSRSEEREDYLSESGQRYEKLPLIVLLNQGSASASEIVSGAIQDLDRGLVVGETSFGKGLVQKQYPLSDGSAFRLTVARYYTPSGRLIQRPYDKGKEAYYRGAEHDEEEGSNIEHTHDVADSTKPVFKTSNGRKVLGGGGITPDYVVKLDTLQMTTRDIIRKNIIWDFTEKYINDHGQELRSKYGEDFQRFRKEFQITDAMFSQMLEMAKKKEVDVKQREVEIDGFDLRIRLKSRIARGLWGNNAFYQIALEDDKQYQKAKTLFPEAMKISRLTSR; the protein is encoded by the coding sequence ATGAGCTCAAAACGCAAAATGTGGTTCACCATTCTCGGACTGGCACTTGGGGTGCTGGTCGGCATCTACATCCAGCCTTCAATTTCCGGCGACAGCCCCTACGAGCAGTTCCGGAAGTTCGAGCAGGTGTTCAACCAAATCCAAAAAAGCTACGTTGACAACGTTGATTCGCCAAAGCTGATCGAAGCGGCAATCACCGGAATGTTAGAAGAGCTGGACCCCCACTCCGTCTATATCCCTGCCGAGCAGCAGAAGCGTGTGGAAGAGGATTTCCGTGGCAGCTTTGAAGGGATCGGCGTGGAGTTCGACGTTGTGCGCGACACCATCACCATCGTTACTGCAATCAATGGCGGCCCCTCCGAAGCGTTGGGGATCCTTGCCGGTGATAAAATCATCAAGATTGACGGCACGAATGCTATCGGCATGAAACGGGAAGATGTCCCCAAAAAACTGCGTGGCACAAAAGGAACCCACGTGGTGGTGACGATCTATCGCCCGGGCAGCCGCGAGGTGAAGGATTACGACATCGAGCGGGACAAAATCCCCCTCTACACCGTTGACGCTGCCTTCGTTGACGAAGATGGAACCGCCTACTTGGCCATCAACCGCTTTGCCGAACCGACGTACGATGAGTTCATGGCCAATATGGACCGCTTGTCGCGCCAGGGGATGAAGCGGTTGGTGCTGGACCTTCGCGGCAACCCAGGCGGCTACATGGAACGCGCCGTGCGGATCGTTGACGAGTTCATTTCCGGCGGGAAGGAGATTGTGTACACCAAAAGCAGCCGCTCGGAAGAACGGGAAGATTACCTTTCTGAAAGTGGGCAACGCTACGAGAAACTGCCGCTGATCGTTCTGCTGAATCAAGGTTCGGCCAGTGCTTCGGAGATTGTCTCGGGGGCAATCCAGGACCTTGATCGCGGCCTTGTGGTGGGGGAAACCTCCTTTGGAAAAGGGCTGGTTCAAAAGCAATATCCGCTATCCGATGGCTCGGCATTCCGGTTGACGGTGGCGCGTTATTACACGCCATCGGGGCGGCTAATCCAACGCCCGTACGACAAAGGGAAAGAAGCCTACTATCGCGGCGCGGAACATGATGAGGAAGAAGGAAGCAACATCGAACACACCCACGACGTTGCCGACTCCACCAAACCAGTCTTCAAAACCAGCAACGGGCGGAAAGTGCTGGGCGGCGGCGGCATCACCCCCGATTATGTGGTGAAACTTGACACGCTGCAAATGACCACGCGCGACATCATCCGCAAGAACATTATTTGGGATTTCACCGAGAAGTATATCAACGACCACGGGCAGGAGCTTCGCAGCAAGTATGGCGAAGACTTCCAACGCTTCCGCAAGGAATTCCAGATCACCGATGCGATGTTCAGCCAGATGCTGGAAATGGCCAAGAAAAAGGAAGTGGATGTGAAGCAACGTGAGGTTGAGATTGATGGCTTCGATCTTAGAATCCGGCTGAAGTCACGAATCGCACGCGGCTTGTGGGGGAACAACGCCTTCTACCAAATTGCTCTGGAAGACGACAAGCAATACCAAAAAGCCAAAACCCTTTTCCCAGAAGCAATGAAAATCTCGCGGTTGACTTCGCGGTGA
- a CDS encoding phosphoribosylaminoimidazolesuccinocarboxamide synthase, translating to MTSTPILSTNYPTIPLWRRGKVRDVYDLGHALLFVATDRISAYDVIMDQPIPGKGTILTAFSLFWFEQLRHIVPNHLITADVDQYPAECAPYRQELRGRSMLVRKTTPLAIECVARGYLAGSGWKEYQANRTVCGIPLPEGLVQSSRLPEPIFTPATKAEEGHDMNITFDEAAQIVGRDVAEQARSLTLQLYSAAATIAEDRGIIIADTKFEFGHDENGQLILIDEALTPDSSRFWLASAWSPGKESQNFDKQYLRDYLESTGWNKTPPPPSLPAEVLQGTAAKYQEALERLTT from the coding sequence ATGACCAGTACGCCTATCCTTTCAACGAACTACCCTACAATCCCTTTGTGGCGGCGCGGCAAGGTTCGCGACGTGTACGACTTGGGCCACGCGCTGCTGTTTGTTGCAACCGACCGCATCAGTGCCTACGATGTGATTATGGATCAACCGATTCCCGGCAAAGGGACGATCCTTACCGCCTTCTCATTGTTTTGGTTTGAACAGCTTAGGCATATCGTGCCTAACCACCTGATCACCGCCGATGTTGACCAGTACCCCGCCGAGTGCGCGCCGTACCGCCAGGAGCTTCGCGGGCGCTCGATGCTGGTTCGCAAAACCACTCCGCTGGCCATTGAGTGTGTGGCGCGTGGCTACTTGGCGGGTTCGGGTTGGAAGGAGTATCAGGCCAACCGAACCGTCTGCGGAATCCCACTTCCCGAGGGGTTGGTGCAAAGCAGCCGTTTGCCGGAGCCGATCTTCACCCCCGCAACCAAAGCCGAAGAAGGGCACGACATGAACATCACCTTCGACGAAGCTGCGCAGATTGTTGGCCGCGATGTTGCCGAGCAAGCCCGCAGCCTAACCTTGCAACTCTACTCCGCCGCCGCCACCATTGCCGAGGATCGCGGGATTATCATTGCCGACACGAAGTTCGAGTTCGGGCATGATGAGAACGGGCAGCTTATTCTGATTGACGAGGCCCTGACCCCAGATTCCTCGCGGTTCTGGCTGGCATCGGCGTGGTCGCCGGGGAAGGAGTCGCAGAACTTCGACAAGCAATACCTTCGCGATTATTTGGAGTCCACCGGCTGGAACAAAACCCCGCCACCGCCGTCACTCCCTGCCGAAGTTCTGCAGGGAACCGCCGCCAAGTACCAAGAAGCATTAGAACGGCTAACAACGTAG
- the greA gene encoding transcription elongation factor GreA: protein MSEVIYLTRERMRELEDELRELKTDKRAEIAQKIAEARSYGDLSENAEYDAAKEAQGLLEAKIYRMEQMIGRARVIEAGNVPNDKVYILSTVKVLNRKTNRTTEYLMVSAEESDIEQGKLSVTSPIGKSLMGKTVGDVVEVNVPAGKITLEIQEIRR, encoded by the coding sequence ATGTCGGAAGTAATCTACCTAACGCGCGAACGGATGCGCGAACTTGAAGACGAACTTCGGGAACTGAAGACCGATAAACGAGCGGAGATCGCCCAGAAGATCGCCGAGGCGCGGTCCTACGGTGACTTGTCGGAGAACGCCGAGTACGACGCAGCCAAGGAAGCACAGGGCTTGCTGGAAGCCAAAATCTACCGGATGGAGCAGATGATTGGCCGCGCTCGCGTCATCGAGGCGGGGAACGTGCCGAACGATAAAGTCTATATCCTTAGCACCGTGAAAGTGCTGAACCGCAAAACGAATAGGACCACGGAATACCTGATGGTCTCGGCCGAGGAATCGGACATCGAGCAAGGGAAACTCTCGGTCACCTCCCCAATCGGCAAGTCGCTGATGGGGAAGACCGTTGGCGACGTGGTGGAAGTCAATGTTCCAGCAGGAAAGATCACGTTAGAGATTCAAGAGATACGCCGCTGA
- a CDS encoding RNA polymerase sigma factor — MSTTAISLAAAPGRRTMVDLDDKQLLELHRAGQTDKMFNEMVRRYHSRLYWVVRRMVKVHEDADDITQDVFVRAYQSINTFRGDSALFTWLYRIAVNLSINHLRKQKVRKLVDIADYIPFLGRDAEQDTDVVRKENVSLIEEAIEKLPQKQKAVFIMRYYDEMPYEQISAILGTTVGGLKANFHHAVKKVAAYVRKHHGSINLEGLDPDEFVEQGDGKME, encoded by the coding sequence ATGAGTACCACAGCTATTTCCCTTGCCGCAGCGCCCGGAAGGCGCACCATGGTTGACCTTGACGACAAACAATTGCTTGAACTGCATCGGGCCGGACAGACCGATAAGATGTTCAACGAAATGGTGCGCCGCTACCACTCGCGCCTCTATTGGGTTGTGCGTCGGATGGTGAAAGTGCATGAGGATGCCGACGACATCACCCAAGATGTCTTCGTCCGTGCTTACCAATCTATCAACACCTTCCGCGGCGATTCAGCCCTGTTCACATGGCTCTACCGGATCGCTGTCAACCTTTCCATCAACCACCTGCGGAAACAAAAGGTTCGCAAGCTGGTTGACATTGCCGACTACATCCCCTTCCTGGGCCGCGATGCCGAGCAAGACACCGACGTGGTCCGCAAGGAGAACGTCTCCCTGATCGAGGAGGCAATCGAAAAACTTCCCCAAAAGCAAAAAGCGGTGTTCATCATGCGCTACTATGATGAGATGCCGTACGAGCAGATCTCCGCAATCTTGGGGACCACTGTTGGCGGGCTGAAAGCCAATTTCCATCATGCCGTCAAGAAGGTGGCCGCCTACGTCCGCAAGCACCACGGATCCATCAACCTTGAAGGACTGGACCCCGATGAGTTTGTGGAGCAAGGCGACGGGAAGATGGAGTAA
- a CDS encoding co-chaperone GroES, with translation MMVRKERTILVVGDRVLIRLENESEKTPHGLFLPPGVAEREKIQAGHIVKVGPGYPIPNPNYNDDEPWAPQRELLRYMPLQAQEGDYALFLRNEAIEVEYEGEQYVIVPHPAILMLVREELHEQA, from the coding sequence ATGATGGTTCGCAAAGAACGTACAATTCTTGTTGTGGGGGATCGGGTGTTGATCCGCTTGGAGAACGAGAGCGAGAAAACCCCGCACGGGTTGTTCCTTCCGCCGGGCGTTGCCGAGCGCGAAAAGATTCAGGCCGGGCATATCGTAAAAGTGGGGCCGGGGTATCCAATCCCCAACCCCAACTACAACGACGACGAACCCTGGGCACCCCAGCGGGAATTACTGCGGTATATGCCGTTGCAAGCCCAGGAAGGGGACTACGCACTGTTCCTACGGAACGAGGCCATCGAGGTGGAGTACGAAGGGGAGCAATATGTGATTGTCCCCCACCCGGCAATCCTGATGCTTGTCCGCGAGGAACTTCACGAGCAGGCGTGA
- a CDS encoding PDZ domain-containing protein: protein MKQRLLLLLSAGLVSGSIAIHAQQTATAELDVADTATRIERPHRLSVRTFGGGSYLGVQIEEVTPDKAKEMGLKEEYGVVISKVMEGTAAEKAGLLANDVVVGWNDSRVESTRQLTRLIRETPAGRTVRIGIVRNGSPMTINATIGKREQGIFERFEMEGMNLDSTIGESLKNLKGLKEWKGMENLEGLKGLENLKDFNIRIDTAWSFDTTMPGGCHSFNFGWSGAPEIACMPFGSGRPRLGVQMQDLTPQLAKYFGADRNSGALISEVVDSSAAERAGLLAGDIILAVDGKPVNNPNDAARMIREHNEGTVELRILRDHQERTITATLEKAPAMENHLLPRPDGDRRMRRFHFKGGKGPRQFEMFFFGPEIMAPNDEDAPMAPQQPIAPAPESDMEFSSILPPGALQHLARIMTAPATPQLEDAQFQFPLPPIPLMVPPAGNQSKAVQL, encoded by the coding sequence ATGAAACAACGTCTTTTGCTTCTGCTATCGGCTGGGCTGGTCTCCGGCTCGATTGCCATCCACGCACAACAAACCGCAACCGCCGAACTTGACGTGGCCGACACCGCCACGCGCATTGAACGCCCCCACCGCCTCTCCGTTCGGACGTTTGGCGGCGGAAGCTACCTCGGGGTCCAGATTGAAGAAGTCACCCCCGACAAAGCCAAGGAGATGGGATTGAAAGAAGAGTACGGCGTGGTTATCAGCAAAGTGATGGAAGGAACCGCTGCCGAAAAAGCCGGATTGCTGGCCAACGATGTGGTGGTTGGCTGGAACGACAGCCGCGTGGAAAGCACCCGCCAACTGACACGGCTGATTCGCGAAACCCCGGCAGGCCGCACCGTCCGCATCGGAATCGTGCGCAACGGGTCGCCAATGACCATCAACGCCACGATTGGGAAGCGCGAACAAGGGATATTCGAGAGATTCGAGATGGAAGGCATGAACCTGGATTCCACCATCGGCGAATCGCTGAAAAATTTGAAAGGCTTGAAAGAATGGAAAGGGATGGAAAACCTTGAGGGGCTGAAAGGCTTGGAAAACCTGAAAGACTTCAACATTAGAATTGACACCGCCTGGAGCTTCGACACCACAATGCCGGGTGGCTGCCACAGCTTCAACTTCGGGTGGTCCGGTGCCCCGGAAATCGCGTGTATGCCTTTCGGCTCAGGCCGCCCACGCTTGGGGGTCCAGATGCAAGACCTTACCCCGCAGCTTGCCAAATACTTCGGTGCCGACAGAAACAGCGGCGCGTTGATCAGCGAAGTGGTGGACAGCTCCGCCGCCGAACGCGCAGGACTGCTGGCCGGCGACATCATTCTGGCAGTTGATGGGAAGCCCGTAAACAACCCCAACGATGCCGCACGAATGATCCGCGAACACAACGAAGGAACCGTTGAACTCCGAATCCTTCGCGACCACCAGGAACGGACCATCACCGCAACGCTGGAGAAAGCTCCGGCAATGGAAAACCACCTGCTTCCCCGGCCCGATGGCGACCGCCGGATGCGCAGATTCCATTTCAAAGGGGGAAAGGGTCCGCGCCAGTTTGAGATGTTTTTCTTTGGGCCGGAGATAATGGCACCGAACGATGAAGATGCCCCAATGGCACCGCAGCAGCCGATTGCGCCCGCTCCAGAAAGCGACATGGAGTTCAGCAGCATCCTTCCGCCCGGAGCGTTGCAGCACCTTGCACGAATCATGACCGCCCCAGCCACGCCACAGTTGGAAGATGCCCAGTTCCAGTTCCCGCTTCCCCCAATCCCTTTGATGGTCCCGCCAGCAGGGAACCAGAGCAAAGCGGTGCAGCTTTAA
- a CDS encoding 6-phosphofructokinase → MKIGILTGGGDVPGLNPCIKAAVYRAIDEGYEVVGIRRGWRGLLHYNPDDPATHAANVIPLDKQTVRTIDRTGGTFLHTSRTNPSNVKFSEEPEFLRDPNHLTEESQDPRPRDFTPHVLKNLEHLGINVLIPIGGDDTLSYGERLHREGFPVVAIPKTMDNDVYGTDYCIGFGTAVTRSVQFIHQLRTSTGSHERIAVIELFGRNSGETSLISSYLAGVDRALISEVPFDPERLAEQILRDKRENPSNYAMVTVSEGAHMIGGKVVEYGEQDAYGHRKLGGIGQITGEALKRLTGENIILQQVAYLMRSGAPDALDLMVATNFANMAVDLIKSGARGRMVALRDGVYTHIPMSAISSGLKRVDVDELYDPTEYRPKVRSVIGKPMFLY, encoded by the coding sequence ATGAAGATCGGCATCCTAACTGGTGGCGGCGACGTGCCAGGGCTGAATCCCTGCATCAAAGCGGCAGTCTACCGTGCAATTGATGAAGGCTACGAAGTGGTGGGAATCCGCCGGGGGTGGCGCGGGCTGCTTCACTACAACCCCGACGACCCCGCCACCCATGCTGCCAATGTTATCCCGCTGGATAAGCAAACCGTCCGCACGATTGACCGCACCGGCGGCACCTTCCTGCACACCAGCCGGACCAATCCCAGCAACGTGAAATTTTCGGAGGAACCGGAATTCCTCCGCGACCCAAATCACCTAACCGAAGAATCGCAGGACCCACGCCCGCGTGATTTCACCCCGCACGTCCTGAAAAATCTGGAGCATCTGGGGATCAACGTCCTGATTCCAATCGGAGGGGACGACACGTTAAGCTACGGCGAGCGGCTGCACCGCGAGGGGTTCCCGGTGGTGGCGATTCCGAAAACGATGGACAACGACGTGTACGGGACCGACTACTGCATCGGATTCGGAACGGCGGTGACGCGCAGCGTGCAGTTTATCCACCAGCTACGGACCAGCACCGGATCGCACGAGCGGATTGCGGTGATTGAACTGTTTGGCCGCAACTCCGGCGAAACCAGCCTTATCAGCTCCTACCTTGCCGGCGTTGATCGCGCCCTGATCTCCGAGGTTCCGTTCGACCCCGAACGCCTTGCCGAGCAAATCCTGCGCGACAAACGGGAGAACCCCAGCAACTACGCGATGGTCACCGTCAGCGAGGGGGCGCACATGATTGGCGGGAAGGTGGTGGAGTATGGCGAGCAAGATGCCTACGGGCATCGGAAATTGGGGGGGATTGGTCAGATCACCGGCGAGGCGTTGAAGCGGCTGACGGGGGAGAATATTATCCTGCAGCAAGTGGCCTACCTGATGCGCTCCGGCGCGCCCGATGCGTTGGACCTGATGGTGGCCACCAACTTCGCCAACATGGCGGTGGACCTAATTAAAAGCGGGGCGCGGGGCCGGATGGTGGCCCTGCGTGACGGAGTTTACACCCACATTCCAATGAGTGCCATCAGCAGCGGGCTGAAACGGGTGGACGTTGATGAATTGTACGACCCCACCGAGTACCGCCCAAAAGTCCGAAGCGTGATCGGCAAGCCGATGTTTTTGTATTGA
- a CDS encoding DUF3800 domain-containing protein, with amino-acid sequence MYLIYVDESGDSGDIARSPTTYFILSALIIHELQWHQALDSLVQLRRHLRDTKGLKIREEIHAVHFINKPGTLSRIKRNDRLDIMKQCLDWVASQTTVSVITVAINKHKHPANVFEIAWKTLIQRLENTIRHQNFRGHANSEDRGLILPDNTDGQKLIALLRKMRRYNPIPYQNNTGVQNSPITHIVEDPFMKNSSTSLFHQIVDVIAYSARQLYEPNAYMRKKGATTFYSRLDAALVRQASKKHPLGIVER; translated from the coding sequence ATGTATTTAATATATGTGGATGAAAGTGGCGATTCGGGAGACATCGCTCGAAGCCCAACAACGTATTTCATTCTTAGTGCCTTGATTATTCACGAACTACAGTGGCATCAAGCCCTTGATTCACTTGTTCAGTTGCGGAGGCATCTTAGGGATACAAAAGGGTTGAAAATTCGTGAAGAGATTCACGCTGTTCATTTCATTAACAAACCGGGCACGCTATCGCGCATTAAAAGGAATGATAGGCTTGATATTATGAAGCAATGCCTTGATTGGGTAGCAAGTCAAACTACTGTGAGCGTCATTACCGTTGCTATAAATAAGCATAAGCATCCGGCTAATGTCTTTGAAATCGCATGGAAGACCCTAATTCAAAGGCTTGAGAACACTATTCGCCATCAAAATTTTCGAGGGCATGCAAATTCTGAAGATCGTGGGTTAATTCTACCGGATAACACCGATGGGCAAAAGCTGATTGCCCTACTACGCAAAATGCGTAGATATAACCCAATTCCATACCAGAACAATACAGGTGTACAGAATTCCCCAATAACCCACATTGTGGAGGATCCATTTATGAAAAACTCATCAACATCTCTTTTCCACCAGATTGTTGATGTGATTGCTTACTCAGCACGTCAGTTATATGAACCTAACGCCTATATGCGTAAGAAAGGAGCCACTACTTTTTATTCTCGATTGGATGCTGCATTAGTGCGTCAAGCATCCAAAAAACACCCTTTAGGAATTGTGGAACGGTAA
- a CDS encoding fumarylacetoacetate hydrolase family protein yields the protein MSPENIQQLAAIVDDAAMNRTEIDQIAATNPALTMEVAYQIQAASVARRIERGERLVGMKMGLTSRAKMEQMGVHEPIYGRLTSSMILNNGATIQHGDLIHPRIEPEVAFLLKRDLSGPVTPAEALLAVEGVCAALEIIDSRYRDFKFTLPDVVADNTSAVLFALGDLVKPPDAVNLGNLGIVMEINGVAVEIGSSAAILEHPARSLAELANMLARRGESLKAGQIVLAGGATAAVAINPGDHIRAVVDELGVAEVRVR from the coding sequence ATGTCTCCAGAAAATATCCAACAACTTGCCGCTATCGTTGATGACGCGGCGATGAACCGAACCGAGATAGACCAAATTGCCGCAACCAACCCCGCGCTAACGATGGAGGTTGCCTACCAGATCCAAGCTGCATCCGTGGCGCGGCGAATTGAGCGGGGCGAACGGCTGGTGGGGATGAAAATGGGGTTGACCAGCCGTGCCAAAATGGAGCAAATGGGGGTCCACGAGCCGATCTACGGAAGGCTTACCAGCAGCATGATCCTGAACAACGGCGCAACGATTCAGCATGGTGATTTGATCCATCCGCGCATCGAGCCGGAGGTGGCCTTCCTGCTGAAACGTGATCTGTCCGGTCCAGTTACCCCGGCCGAGGCATTGCTTGCCGTGGAAGGGGTTTGCGCCGCGCTGGAGATTATTGACAGCCGCTACCGCGACTTTAAATTCACCCTTCCCGATGTTGTGGCCGACAACACTTCGGCAGTGCTGTTTGCCCTTGGGGACTTGGTGAAACCGCCCGATGCGGTCAACTTGGGGAACTTGGGAATCGTGATGGAAATCAACGGCGTTGCGGTGGAGATAGGGAGCAGCGCAGCAATCTTGGAACACCCTGCACGCTCGCTGGCGGAGTTGGCGAATATGCTGGCACGCCGTGGCGAATCGCTAAAAGCCGGGCAGATTGTCCTGGCGGGCGGGGCAACCGCCGCCGTGGCAATCAACCCCGGGGATCATATCCGAGCGGTAGTGGATGAGCTTGGGGTGGCGGAGGTTCGGGTCCGATAA